The nucleotide sequence ATACTGGCATTTATTGTTAAATCTGGCATAGCAATTGCTGTCATAACCACAAACGCGATCGACTGTTGCCGGACATTCCTTGATGCATTGCTTCGGCTTGGATTGTGCAGCCGTCGTAGTTAATGTAAAAACGATGAGTACTAAAATTAATTGTGAAgagttcagtttttttgtattttacttcGATATTTCGCACTTCAccttatattataatttatactTACCAAAAATGAAACAGATTGCagacatatttaaaatttggtttttcatctttatttgaaaatatctaGTTTTTAATTAtcacaataaaatttttcgaactTAAGTAAAACCACGTTGGCGTAACAATCTATCTATGACGGGATCTCTTCTGCGACTATTAGTGCGGCGTTGCCTAGAGTGTTCTCAGTAACGTTGAGCATATACAAGTTTCCGTTATAAAGCTGGATTTTATATTttcgcacatacacatatacgtatataactGTGTGCGCTGCGGTTTACAGTAGACTCCAAATGAGGTGAATAAGGCGAAGAAAGTATAAAGATAAGCTTTCTTGACTTTCTCTGCGACGCCATGCTGAGTTCTCTTATGGAGTAAGAAAAGGTAAAGAAagtataaagaaaagaaaatctcAACGCGCTTACTGCATTCAATGTCATGTGAGGAAAGTAGTAAcagaagagcaaaaaaaaaaaaacaagtgcaatgtagatattttgtttttgcttttggtctCGGAAATGTCCAATTCTATAAaagtttgtaacaattgttacaaattatcccgttttggtgttcatgtacgcaaaaacttgcaaagtaggggaaagtaagagagagcaaaatggcatttcattgtggagggaagttgcaagtttttatt is from Anastrepha ludens isolate Willacy chromosome 4, idAnaLude1.1, whole genome shotgun sequence and encodes:
- the LOC128860281 gene encoding uncharacterized protein LOC128860281, with protein sequence MKNQILNMSAICFIFVLIVFTLTTTAAQSKPKQCIKECPATVDRVCGYDSNCYARFNNKCQYDWLKCSSKHNLETVDMSLCDLAERRTHPDYRLC